One stretch of Cyclopterus lumpus isolate fCycLum1 chromosome 10, fCycLum1.pri, whole genome shotgun sequence DNA includes these proteins:
- the gpr151 gene encoding G-protein coupled receptor 151, with the protein MDKWSGNNATVVNSSIDKWPFNERGSQQHLVPGELRVLVPAILGVLCVLGVACNLTAMVILFSNAHRGKLSLINSLIFNLMFADGLVLLFTVPFRAASYSKASWNLGWAVCKTADWFLQSCMAAKSFTLAVMAKACYRYVSNPTKQVSIRLGSILVVFFFLWLSACSVTIPHWLFATLQRDVRGLVCMLMVPPEARDFMAVYVKAYPLGVYCAPLSFALMYFCRAYRQCQRRSSKTQNLRTQIRSKKLTLMLFGLTVAMAILWLPQWVLWVWERHMAEKEIEGAQPLISSLPPLLTLSAQLLTFSLSLVSPLIVLSLSEEFREGYRGLWRRLTLRKQPPPKPKPGPHTPTSLQSPCPRPETSGQLGGNKSPRSSSSQGPSREAQPQPEQGGEKDVDGIVLPDVEQFWHERESGLHTEENDPVPWEHQNK; encoded by the coding sequence ATGGATAAGTGGAGTGGGAACAATGCAACCGTGGTGAACAGCTCCATAGACAAGTGGCCATTCAATGAACGCGGCTCCCAGCAACACCTGGTGCCTGGGGAGCTGAGGGTCCTGGTGCCGGCTATTCTAGGAGTCCTCTGTGTCTTGGGTGTGGCTTGTAATCTCACTGCGATGGTCATCTTGTTCTCCAACGCTCATAGGGGCAAACTGTCTCTCATCAACTCGCTCATCTTCAACCTGATGTTTGCTGACGGACTGGTGCTGTTGTTCACAGTTCCTTTCAGGGCTGCCTCCTACTCCAAAGCCAGCTGGAATCTGGGCTGGGCAGTCTGCAAGACGGCCGACTGGTTCCTCCAGTCCTGCATGGCAGCGAAGAGCTTCACATTGGCTGTCATGGCCAAAGCGTGCTACCGATATGTGTCCAACCCCACCAAGCAGGTGAGCATCCGACTGGGTTCCATCCTGGTggtgttcttcttcctctggctgtccGCATGCTCGGTCACCATCCCTCACTGGCTGTTTGCCACGCTGCAGAGAGACGTCCGCGGGCTGGTCTGCATGCTGATGGTTCCTCCTGAAGCCCGGGACTTCATGGCTGTGTACGTCAAAGCCTACCCCCTGGGGGTCTACTGTGCACCACTCAGCTTTGCCCTGATGTATTTCTGCAGGGCTTACCGCCAGTGCCAGCGCCGCTCCAGTAAGACTCAGAACCTGCGCACACAGATCAGATCCAAGAAGCTCACCTTGATGCTGTTTGGCCTGACTGTGGCCATGGCTATTCTCTGGCTTCCGCAATGGGTGTTGTGGGTTTGGGAGCGTCATATGGCAGAGAAGGAAATCGAAGGAGCTCAGCCactcatctcctctcttccccctcttctaaCCCTCTCTGCTCAGCTGCTcaccttctctctttccctggTGAGCCCTCTCAtcgtcctctccctctccgAGGAGTTCAGAGAGGGCTACAGGGGTCTGTGGCGACGCCTCACCCTGCGCAAGCAACCTCCACCAAAGCCAAAACCCGGACCTCACACCCCTACGTCTCTCCAGTCACCttgccccagaccagagactTCTGGCCAGCTGGGGGGGAACAAGAGCCCTCGGTCAAGCTCCAGCCAGGGTCCCAGCAGAGAGGCTCAGCCCCAGCCGGagcaaggaggagagaaagacgtAGATGGGATTGTTTTGCCTGATGTGGAGCAGTTCTGGCACGAGAGGGAGTCTGGATTGCACACAGAGGAAAATGATCCTGTGCCGTGGGAGCACCAGAACAAATAA